A single genomic interval of Halorubrum aethiopicum harbors:
- a CDS encoding MGMT family protein: MATSGTSGVFAREYDAIERAVEVGFAGGRVIAVSFPEEVPADADGDHDLLDRVGEYLRGDRETFGDVEVGLTVPTDRRRVLEALREVPYGESTSVSRLARLAGLDDNDAEDVGLVKEALRENPIPVLLPDHRVEGGPYATPGDVRESLRRVEGL, translated from the coding sequence CGCGCGAGTACGACGCGATCGAGCGGGCGGTCGAGGTCGGCTTCGCCGGCGGGCGAGTGATCGCGGTGTCGTTCCCGGAGGAGGTCCCGGCCGACGCGGACGGCGACCACGACCTCCTCGATCGGGTGGGAGAGTACCTCCGGGGCGACCGCGAGACGTTCGGCGACGTCGAGGTGGGGCTCACCGTCCCCACCGATCGGCGGCGCGTCCTCGAGGCCCTCCGCGAGGTGCCGTACGGGGAGTCGACGTCGGTGAGCCGGCTCGCGCGGCTGGCCGGACTCGACGACAACGACGCCGAGGACGTCGGTCTGGTGAAGGAGGCACTGCGCGAGAACCCGATCCCCGTTCTCCTCCCGGACCACCGCGTGGAGGGCGGCCCGTACGCGACGCCCGGGGACGTGCGCGAGTCGCTCCGGCGCGTCGAGGGCCTGTAG